The proteins below are encoded in one region of Metallibacterium scheffleri:
- the pdxA gene encoding 4-hydroxythreonine-4-phosphate dehydrogenase PdxA: MHAALPRLLLTPGEPAGIGPELVVRLAHTDLAADLVACADPDLLRRAAARLDLPLELCDDDGRTLGARARGQLRVLPLALAQEETPGHLDARNAAYVLETLTRASDACRAGRFLALVTGPVHKGVINAAGIPFTGHTEFFATRAAADVLMLLAGPHLRVALATTHLPLAAVPAAITPERLRRVLGVLWRGLQRDFGLSAPRIAVLGLNPHAGEDGHLGREELDIIIPTLDALRGDGMHLLGPLPADTAFVPALRAHYDAVLAMYHDQALPVLKAEAFDSGVNITLGLPYVRTSVDHGTALDIAGHNRAELGSLLSAARMALQLSARRAQAT, encoded by the coding sequence ATGCACGCGGCACTGCCGCGTCTGCTGCTGACGCCGGGCGAACCGGCGGGCATCGGCCCGGAGTTGGTCGTGCGCCTCGCGCACACCGACCTGGCGGCCGACTTGGTCGCCTGCGCCGATCCCGATCTGCTGCGCCGCGCCGCTGCCAGGCTCGACCTGCCGCTGGAGCTGTGCGACGACGACGGCCGCACGCTCGGCGCGCGCGCGCGCGGCCAGTTGCGCGTGTTGCCGCTGGCGCTGGCGCAGGAGGAAACTCCGGGGCATCTGGATGCGCGCAACGCCGCCTACGTGCTGGAAACCCTGACCCGCGCCAGCGATGCCTGCCGCGCGGGTCGTTTCCTCGCGCTGGTCACCGGGCCGGTGCACAAGGGCGTGATCAACGCGGCCGGCATCCCGTTCACTGGGCACACAGAGTTCTTCGCCACGCGCGCCGCAGCGGACGTGCTGATGCTGCTGGCCGGGCCGCACCTGCGCGTGGCGCTGGCGACCACGCACCTGCCGCTGGCCGCGGTGCCGGCCGCAATCACGCCAGAGCGCCTGCGCCGAGTGCTCGGCGTGCTGTGGCGCGGGCTGCAGCGTGACTTCGGCCTGTCCGCACCGCGCATTGCCGTGCTCGGGCTGAATCCGCATGCCGGCGAGGATGGACACCTGGGCCGCGAGGAGCTGGACATCATCATCCCCACCCTCGATGCACTGCGCGGTGACGGCATGCACCTGCTTGGTCCACTGCCCGCCGATACCGCCTTCGTGCCGGCGCTGCGCGCGCACTACGATGCGGTGCTGGCGATGTACCACGACCAGGCGCTGCCGGTGCTCAAGGCCGAGGCTTTCGACAGCGGCGTCAATATCACCCTCGGCCTGCCCTACGTGCGCACCTCGGTCGACCACGGCACCGCGCTGGACATCGCCGGGCACAATCGCGCCGAACTCGGCAGCCTGCTCAGCGCCGCGCGCATGGCGCTGCAGTTGTCCGCGCGGCGCGCGCAGGCCACATGA
- the apaG gene encoding Co2+/Mg2+ efflux protein ApaG translates to MSDRTAYRVAVQVQSRYLPEQSEPEAQRYAFAYTVRLHNAGGVAARLLSRHWLITDAEGRIEEVRGDGVVGVQPLLQPGEQYEYTSGAVLKTSLGTMQGSYLMQAVDGTRFAADIPAFVLSTPRILH, encoded by the coding sequence ATGTCCGATCGAACCGCTTACCGCGTTGCCGTGCAGGTGCAAAGCCGCTATCTGCCAGAACAATCCGAACCCGAGGCACAGCGCTACGCCTTCGCCTATACCGTGCGCCTGCACAATGCCGGCGGCGTGGCCGCGCGCCTGCTCAGCCGACACTGGCTGATCACTGATGCCGAGGGCCGTATCGAGGAAGTGCGCGGCGACGGCGTGGTTGGTGTGCAACCACTTCTGCAACCTGGCGAGCAGTACGAGTACACCTCGGGCGCGGTACTCAAAACCAGCCTGGGCACCATGCAGGGCAGTTACCTGATGCAGGCCGTGGATGGCACGCGCTTCGCCGCTGACATCCCCGCGTTCGTGCTCAGCACGCCGCGTATCCTGCATTGA
- the secA gene encoding preprotein translocase subunit SecA, which translates to MLNRVLTGVFGSRNERVVRQLQRKVARINALEPAWNKLSDDELKAKTVEFRARLAKGETLDDLLPEAFATVREAAQRVIGMRHYDVQMIGGMILHMGRIAEMRTGEGKTLVATLPVYLNALDGKGVHVVTVNDYLAKRDSAWMGKIYGFLGMSVGVVFPGMENADKSGAYAADITYGTNNEFGFDYLRDNMALSKDQRFQRGLHYAIVDEVDSILIDEARTPLIISGPAEDSPEQYIKVNRIVPNLIRQEKEDGTGDYWVDEKQKQVYLSEEGMEHAEQLLRQGGVIEADTSLYDTRNLGAVHHLNAGLRAHALYHRDVDYIVRDGEVIIVDEFTGRTLPGRRWSEGLHQAVEAKESVPIQRENQTLATITFQNLFRMYKKLAGMTGTADTEAYEFQSIYGLEVVVIPTHRPMVRDDRHDLVFLNREAKYNAVIADIKDCYERGQPVLVGTTSIEVSELLSQKLRAEKIPHEVLNAKQHEREAQIVAQAGRPKAVTIATNMAGRGTDIVLGGSLDAELAALPADAGDAERKRVREEWQKRHDEALASGGLHIIGTERHESRRIDNQLRGRSGRQGDPGSSRFYIALEDNLMRIFGGEAVARWMRAFGMKEDDAIEERMVSRQIEKAQRKVEQHNFDIRKNLLEFDDTANDQRKVIYEQRNELLDASEVAESIHDIRADVFAELVDRHVPPDSVDEQWDIAGLDRALVTDYGIELDLPAWIETQSDVNHERILRHVLEVAERQYAEKEAALGAENMRQLEKQVMLTVLDNAWKEHLSSMDYLRQGIYLRGYAQKQPKQEFKRESLLLFSGMLDDVKAEVTQILARVRLQSEAEIAAMEAERQEQSRRAALEFQHAEVSGYAAPPAGDAVVEARFGEQAAAVALAAPTTVVRDGPKVGRNDPCPCGSGKKYKHCHGRLG; encoded by the coding sequence ATGTTGAATCGAGTCCTGACCGGCGTTTTTGGCAGTCGCAACGAGCGCGTGGTGCGTCAGCTGCAGCGCAAGGTCGCGCGCATCAATGCACTCGAACCGGCATGGAACAAGCTGAGCGACGACGAACTCAAGGCCAAGACGGTCGAGTTCCGCGCGCGTCTGGCCAAGGGCGAGACACTCGATGATCTGCTGCCCGAGGCCTTCGCCACCGTGCGCGAGGCCGCGCAGCGCGTGATCGGCATGCGCCATTACGACGTGCAGATGATCGGCGGCATGATTCTGCACATGGGCAGGATCGCCGAGATGCGCACGGGCGAAGGCAAGACCCTGGTGGCGACGCTGCCGGTGTACCTCAACGCGCTGGACGGCAAAGGCGTGCACGTGGTCACCGTCAACGACTACCTGGCCAAGCGCGACTCCGCCTGGATGGGCAAGATCTACGGCTTCCTCGGCATGAGCGTGGGCGTGGTGTTTCCGGGCATGGAGAACGCCGACAAGTCCGGCGCCTACGCCGCCGACATCACCTACGGCACCAACAACGAGTTCGGTTTCGACTACCTGCGCGACAACATGGCATTGAGCAAGGACCAGCGCTTCCAGCGCGGTTTGCACTACGCCATCGTCGACGAGGTGGACTCGATCCTGATCGATGAGGCGCGCACGCCGCTGATCATCTCCGGTCCGGCCGAGGACTCCCCGGAGCAGTACATCAAGGTCAATCGCATCGTGCCCAACCTGATCCGTCAGGAAAAGGAAGATGGCACGGGCGATTACTGGGTGGACGAAAAGCAGAAGCAGGTCTATCTCTCGGAAGAGGGCATGGAACACGCCGAGCAGTTGTTGCGCCAGGGCGGCGTGATCGAGGCCGACACCAGCCTGTACGACACGCGCAACCTGGGTGCGGTGCACCACCTCAACGCCGGTTTGCGCGCGCACGCCCTGTACCACCGCGATGTTGATTACATCGTGCGCGACGGCGAAGTGATCATCGTCGACGAGTTCACCGGGCGCACGCTGCCGGGGCGACGCTGGTCTGAGGGCCTGCACCAGGCGGTCGAGGCCAAGGAGTCCGTGCCCATCCAGCGCGAGAACCAGACCCTCGCCACGATCACGTTCCAGAACCTGTTTCGCATGTACAAGAAACTCGCTGGCATGACCGGCACGGCGGATACCGAGGCCTACGAGTTCCAGTCGATTTACGGGCTGGAGGTGGTGGTCATTCCCACGCACCGGCCGATGGTGCGCGATGACCGCCACGACCTGGTGTTCCTCAACCGCGAGGCCAAGTACAACGCGGTCATCGCCGACATCAAGGACTGCTACGAACGCGGCCAGCCGGTGCTGGTGGGCACCACCTCGATCGAGGTGTCCGAACTGCTCTCGCAGAAGCTGCGCGCGGAGAAAATCCCGCACGAGGTGCTCAACGCCAAGCAGCACGAGCGCGAGGCGCAGATCGTCGCGCAGGCCGGTCGACCCAAGGCGGTGACCATCGCCACCAACATGGCCGGCCGCGGCACCGACATCGTGCTGGGTGGTTCGCTGGATGCCGAGCTGGCGGCGTTGCCGGCCGATGCCGGTGACGCCGAGCGCAAGCGTGTGCGCGAAGAATGGCAAAAACGCCACGACGAGGCGCTGGCCAGCGGCGGGCTGCATATCATCGGCACCGAGCGCCACGAATCGCGGCGCATCGACAACCAGTTGCGCGGCCGTTCCGGACGCCAGGGCGATCCGGGTTCCTCGCGTTTCTACATCGCGCTCGAGGACAACCTCATGCGCATCTTTGGTGGCGAGGCGGTGGCGCGCTGGATGCGCGCCTTCGGCATGAAGGAGGACGACGCCATCGAGGAGCGCATGGTTTCGCGCCAGATCGAGAAAGCGCAGCGCAAGGTCGAGCAGCACAACTTCGACATTCGCAAGAACCTGCTCGAGTTCGACGACACCGCCAACGACCAGCGCAAGGTGATCTACGAGCAGCGCAATGAGTTGCTGGATGCCAGCGAGGTCGCCGAGTCGATCCACGACATCCGCGCCGACGTGTTCGCCGAGCTGGTCGATCGCCATGTGCCGCCGGACAGTGTCGACGAGCAATGGGACATCGCCGGGCTCGACCGCGCACTGGTCACGGACTACGGCATCGAGCTGGATCTGCCGGCCTGGATCGAGACGCAGAGTGACGTCAATCACGAGCGGATCCTGCGCCACGTGCTCGAGGTCGCCGAGCGCCAGTACGCGGAAAAAGAGGCTGCGCTCGGCGCCGAGAATATGCGTCAGCTGGAAAAGCAGGTGATGCTCACCGTGCTCGACAACGCCTGGAAAGAGCACCTGTCCAGCATGGACTATCTGCGCCAGGGCATTTACCTGCGTGGCTATGCGCAAAAGCAGCCCAAGCAGGAATTCAAGCGCGAATCACTGCTGCTGTTCTCCGGCATGCTCGATGACGTCAAGGCCGAAGTCACCCAGATCCTGGCGCGCGTCCGCCTGCAAAGCGAAGCCGAGATCGCGGCCATGGAAGCCGAGCGCCAGGAGCAGTCCCGGCGTGCCGCGCTGGAATTCCAGCACGCCGAGGTCAGCGGCTACGCTGCGCCGCCGGCTGGTGACGCTGTGGTCGAAGCACGTTTCGGCGAGCAGGCCGCGGCGGTGGCGTTGGCCGCGCCAACCACCGTGGTGCGCGACGGACCCAAGGTCGGGCGCAATGATCCATGCCCGTGCGGTTCCGGCAAGAAGTACAAGCACTGTCATGGCCGTCTGGGCTGA
- the rsmA gene encoding 16S rRNA (adenine(1518)-N(6)/adenine(1519)-N(6))-dimethyltransferase RsmA: MNRAARPKKHFGQHFLHDADIIQRIVAAVAAQPGDALVEIGPGEGVLTLPLLRAAGALTAIELDRDLLEPLRARAATAGSLHLVNADVLKVDLGELATRQPLRIVGNLPYYISSPILFHCLEYAAHIRDMHFMLQQEVVERMAAAPGGKDYGRLSVMLQLACMVEPLLHVPARAFRPPPKVESAVVRLTPLSRAVLPQVAPEALRQVVRMAFGQRRKTLGNTLRGVLNADDIRACGIDPQQRAERLAPADFVRLAQRFSATRATPAP; encoded by the coding sequence ATGAATCGCGCGGCGCGGCCGAAGAAACACTTCGGCCAGCACTTCCTGCACGATGCCGACATCATCCAGCGCATCGTCGCTGCGGTGGCGGCGCAACCCGGTGACGCGCTGGTCGAGATCGGCCCCGGCGAGGGCGTGCTGACCCTGCCCCTGCTGCGCGCCGCCGGTGCACTGACCGCGATCGAGCTGGATCGTGACCTGCTCGAACCGCTGCGTGCACGCGCAGCCACAGCAGGATCGCTGCATCTGGTGAACGCCGACGTGCTCAAGGTGGACCTGGGCGAACTGGCGACGCGGCAGCCGCTGCGCATCGTCGGCAATCTGCCTTATTACATCTCCAGTCCGATCCTGTTTCATTGCCTCGAGTACGCCGCGCATATCCGCGATATGCACTTCATGCTGCAGCAGGAAGTGGTCGAACGCATGGCCGCGGCACCGGGCGGCAAGGATTACGGGCGCCTGAGCGTGATGCTGCAGCTGGCGTGCATGGTGGAGCCGCTGCTGCACGTGCCGGCGCGCGCATTCCGGCCGCCACCCAAGGTCGAATCCGCGGTGGTACGCCTGACCCCGCTGTCGCGTGCGGTGTTGCCACAAGTCGCGCCCGAGGCATTGCGACAGGTCGTGCGCATGGCTTTCGGTCAGCGCCGCAAGACTCTGGGCAACACGCTGCGCGGTGTACTGAACGCGGATGACATCCGCGCCTGCGGTATCGATCCGCAACAGCGTGCCGAACGCCTGGCACCGGCTGATTTCGTGCGCCTCGCACAGCGGTTTTCCGCCACCCGCGCCACCCCGGCGCCTTGA
- a CDS encoding DciA family protein — MQLPPQQSRRARGPQSVADCGGLGGLFTKAAALETLDQQLRQRLLPTLAEQVRLGGVHGERIVFVASSAAWASRLRMEQAAILRLARILGLSARVLIVKVAPLPARPPEPAKRLVLSRAAAHHLRAAASSLADPELRARFLALAALAES; from the coding sequence ATGCAATTGCCCCCGCAGCAGTCACGCCGCGCACGCGGCCCGCAGAGCGTTGCGGACTGCGGCGGCCTCGGCGGCTTGTTCACCAAGGCTGCGGCTTTGGAAACACTGGATCAGCAACTGCGCCAACGCTTGCTGCCCACGCTGGCCGAACAGGTCAGGCTCGGTGGCGTGCACGGTGAACGCATCGTTTTCGTGGCCAGCAGTGCGGCGTGGGCATCGCGGCTGCGCATGGAGCAGGCCGCGATCCTGCGCCTGGCGCGCATCCTCGGGTTGAGCGCACGCGTACTGATCGTGAAAGTTGCCCCCCTGCCTGCCCGCCCACCCGAGCCAGCAAAACGACTCGTGCTTTCCCGCGCTGCCGCGCACCATCTGCGCGCCGCTGCGAGTTCCCTTGCAGACCCCGAGCTGCGCGCCCGCTTTCTGGCGCTGGCAGCGCTCGCCGAATCCTGA
- the ftsA gene encoding cell division protein FtsA codes for MNRRSDKQLVVGLDIGTSKVMAVVGEYSRGEPVEVIGIGSHVVRGMKRGAVVDIESTMHAIRGAVEEAELMAGCEIRSVHASISGSHLETLNSHGTAAIREREVSAADIEAVLAAASAVAIPADRKVLYKEPQEFRIDGQDGIRHPVGMSGVRLEANVHLVTGAASPVQNLVKCIERCGITVDALIPAATASARAVLTDDERELGVCLIDIGAGTTDIAIYAQGAVRYTRALPVGGDQVTNDIAFGIHTPTANAEEIKIKYACALPQLAHSDETVQVPSVGDRPPRRLARQALAQCVHDRYEEIFEMVQDELRRSGLDNLLSAGVVLTGGAAPMEGALELAEEVFHKMVRIGAPQLVGGKAEAVANPVHATAVGLLLHAARGDVAMPAGNLDRMIGRLKGWLGKNF; via the coding sequence ATGAACCGACGCAGCGACAAGCAACTGGTGGTGGGGCTGGATATCGGCACCTCGAAGGTCATGGCCGTGGTTGGCGAATATTCGCGCGGCGAACCGGTCGAGGTGATCGGCATCGGCTCGCACGTGGTGCGCGGCATGAAACGCGGCGCGGTGGTGGATATCGAATCGACCATGCACGCCATTCGCGGCGCGGTCGAGGAGGCCGAGCTGATGGCCGGCTGCGAGATCCGCTCGGTGCACGCCTCGATCTCGGGCAGCCACCTGGAAACGCTGAACTCGCACGGCACCGCGGCGATCCGCGAACGCGAAGTCAGCGCCGCCGACATCGAGGCGGTGCTGGCGGCTGCCAGCGCGGTGGCCATCCCGGCCGATCGCAAGGTGCTCTACAAGGAGCCGCAGGAGTTCCGTATCGATGGCCAGGACGGTATCCGCCATCCGGTCGGCATGAGCGGCGTGCGTCTGGAGGCCAACGTGCACCTGGTCACCGGTGCGGCCAGCCCAGTGCAGAACCTGGTCAAGTGCATCGAGCGCTGCGGCATCACCGTGGATGCGCTGATTCCGGCCGCCACCGCCAGCGCGCGTGCCGTGCTCACCGACGACGAGCGCGAGCTCGGCGTGTGTCTGATCGACATCGGCGCCGGCACCACCGACATCGCCATCTATGCGCAGGGTGCGGTGCGCTACACGCGCGCGCTGCCGGTGGGTGGCGACCAGGTCACCAACGACATCGCCTTCGGCATCCACACGCCGACGGCCAACGCCGAAGAAATCAAGATCAAGTACGCCTGTGCCTTGCCGCAGCTGGCGCACAGCGATGAAACCGTGCAGGTGCCCAGCGTCGGTGATCGTCCGCCGCGGCGCCTCGCGCGCCAGGCGCTGGCACAGTGCGTGCACGACCGTTACGAGGAAATCTTCGAGATGGTGCAGGACGAACTGCGCCGTTCAGGTCTGGACAACCTGCTCAGCGCGGGCGTGGTGCTGACCGGTGGGGCCGCGCCGATGGAGGGCGCGCTGGAGCTGGCCGAGGAGGTGTTCCACAAGATGGTGCGCATCGGCGCGCCACAGCTGGTTGGCGGCAAGGCCGAGGCGGTCGCCAATCCGGTACACGCCACTGCCGTGGGCCTGCTGCTGCACGCGGCACGCGGCGATGTGGCCATGCCCGCGGGCAATCTGGATCGCATGATCGGCCGGCTCAAGGGCTGGCTGGGGAAGAACTTTTGA
- a CDS encoding symmetrical bis(5'-nucleosyl)-tetraphosphatase: MATWAIGDLQGCYPELQRLIERVRFDPARDRLWFCGDLVNRGGQSLEVLRLLRDFGDRAVVTLGNHDLSLLAVAQRDEAAQARVNPDLRSVLFAPDRDALLDWLRTRRLLHHDAVLNYTMVHAGFAQRWNLKQAQRVASEIERELRGPRHARLLQHLFGNRPALWHPGLKGTERLRAGINVLTRMRYCDARGRLDFDAKGSPGSQPTGLYPWFEVPGMLRRETRIVFGHWSALGCFAGLGVYGLDTGCVWGGRLTAMRLDSSEPEFVSVAAEPTRKRDPRGEE, translated from the coding sequence ATGGCGACCTGGGCCATAGGCGACCTGCAAGGTTGTTATCCCGAACTGCAGCGCCTGATCGAGCGCGTGCGCTTTGATCCGGCGCGCGACCGCTTATGGTTTTGCGGCGATCTGGTCAATCGCGGCGGACAATCACTGGAAGTGCTGCGCCTGCTGCGCGACTTCGGCGACCGCGCCGTGGTCACGCTCGGCAACCACGATCTGAGTTTGCTGGCGGTGGCGCAGCGCGATGAGGCCGCACAGGCGCGCGTCAACCCGGATCTGCGCAGCGTGTTGTTCGCACCCGACCGCGACGCGCTGCTGGACTGGCTGCGCACGCGCCGCCTGCTGCATCACGACGCCGTGCTCAACTACACGATGGTGCACGCCGGATTCGCGCAACGCTGGAATCTGAAGCAAGCACAGCGCGTGGCCAGTGAAATCGAACGCGAACTGCGCGGTCCGCGGCACGCACGCTTGCTGCAGCACCTGTTCGGCAATCGTCCCGCATTGTGGCACCCGGGCCTGAAAGGCACCGAGCGCCTGCGCGCCGGCATCAACGTGCTCACGCGCATGCGCTATTGCGATGCACGCGGGCGGCTGGACTTCGACGCCAAGGGTAGCCCCGGCTCGCAACCGACCGGGCTGTATCCCTGGTTCGAGGTGCCCGGCATGCTGCGCCGGGAAACGCGCATCGTATTCGGACACTGGTCGGCGCTGGGGTGTTTCGCCGGGCTCGGCGTATACGGACTGGACACTGGCTGCGTATGGGGCGGACGCCTGACCGCGATGCGCCTGGACAGCAGCGAACCCGAATTTGTCAGCGTAGCCGCCGAACCCACGCGCAAGCGTGACCCGCGCGGCGAGGAATGA
- the lpxC gene encoding UDP-3-O-acyl-N-acetylglucosamine deacetylase — translation MIKQRTLKNAIRATGVGLHTGDKVYMTLRPAAPDTGIVFRRTDLSTPIDIPSRCEFVGDTRLSSTLVRDGARVGTVEHLLSAMAGLGIDNAYVDLSAPEVPIMDGSAGPFVFLLQSAGIEEQAVAKRFIRIKKPIKVEDGDKWARFEPFNGFKVGFSIEFKHPLFSSRTQRAEIDFSTTSFVKEVSRARTFGFMRDIEMLRERNLAMGGSMDNAIVLDDYRVLNEDGLRYEDEFVKHKILDAIGDLYLLGHSLIGAFYGHKSGHELNNRLLRSLMADVTAWEEVSFDDAELAPISYAHPAQAI, via the coding sequence ATGATCAAGCAGCGCACGTTGAAAAACGCCATTCGCGCCACCGGCGTCGGCCTGCATACGGGGGACAAGGTCTACATGACTCTGCGTCCGGCTGCGCCCGATACCGGTATCGTGTTCCGCCGCACTGACCTGTCGACGCCGATCGACATTCCCTCGCGTTGCGAATTTGTCGGTGACACCCGGCTGTCCAGCACGCTGGTGCGTGACGGTGCGCGTGTCGGCACTGTCGAGCACTTGCTTTCAGCCATGGCCGGATTGGGCATCGACAACGCCTATGTCGATTTGTCCGCGCCGGAAGTGCCGATCATGGACGGCAGCGCCGGCCCTTTTGTGTTCCTGCTGCAATCGGCGGGGATCGAGGAGCAAGCCGTCGCCAAGCGCTTCATCCGCATCAAGAAGCCGATCAAGGTCGAGGATGGCGACAAATGGGCGCGCTTCGAACCATTCAATGGCTTCAAGGTGGGTTTTTCCATCGAATTCAAGCACCCACTGTTCAGTTCGCGCACGCAACGCGCGGAGATCGACTTTTCGACCACATCGTTCGTTAAGGAAGTCAGCCGCGCACGCACCTTCGGTTTCATGCGCGACATCGAGATGTTGCGCGAGCGCAATCTTGCCATGGGTGGTTCGATGGACAACGCCATTGTGCTGGATGACTACCGCGTGCTCAACGAGGATGGCCTGCGCTACGAGGACGAGTTCGTCAAGCACAAGATCCTCGACGCGATCGGCGATTTGTACCTGCTCGGCCACAGCCTGATCGGTGCGTTTTATGGCCACAAATCCGGGCACGAGCTGAACAACCGTCTGCTGCGCAGCCTGATGGCCGATGTCACCGCGTGGGAAGAGGTCAGTTTCGACGATGCGGAACTGGCGCCGATCTCCTATGCGCATCCGGCGCAGGCGATCTGA
- a CDS encoding M23 family metallopeptidase yields MNIILVSDPRKAPRGIDLHHPRQRMLALGALAAVALTLVTLGMALSWLVYSPRDHALAEVRALRAQLSAQQAEIGSVQRGWQRDLNALAVKLGQLEAQSLRLGALGERLARAGKLDGGEFNFDAGPALGGPEVPLQQAGALPQHIDRGLTALRLRFDAQQTQLGLLERLLLDRKVDAAAQPSGMPVANGFIDSYYGPRTDPFTGGHEFHTGLDIDASAGTPITSVARGIVSFAGVRNGYGNVVEVDHGNGYLTRYAHAEKLLVHVGEAVRTGQVLALVGSTGRSTGPHVHFEVWYRGKVINPLAFVQARHRL; encoded by the coding sequence ATGAACATCATACTGGTCTCGGACCCGCGCAAGGCGCCCCGTGGCATTGATCTGCACCATCCACGCCAGCGCATGCTGGCGCTGGGCGCGCTGGCTGCCGTTGCGCTGACCTTGGTGACGCTGGGCATGGCATTGAGCTGGCTGGTTTACAGCCCGCGCGATCACGCACTGGCTGAAGTCCGCGCGCTGCGCGCACAGTTGAGCGCACAACAGGCCGAGATCGGCAGTGTGCAACGCGGCTGGCAGCGCGATCTCAACGCGCTGGCGGTGAAGCTGGGTCAGCTCGAAGCGCAATCGTTGCGCCTGGGCGCGCTGGGCGAACGCCTGGCACGGGCCGGGAAACTTGACGGCGGCGAGTTCAACTTCGACGCCGGGCCTGCGCTCGGCGGGCCGGAAGTACCCTTGCAACAGGCCGGTGCGCTGCCACAGCACATCGACCGCGGCCTCACCGCCTTGCGCCTGCGTTTCGACGCACAGCAAACCCAGCTCGGCCTGCTTGAGCGCCTGCTGCTTGATCGCAAGGTCGACGCCGCGGCCCAGCCCAGCGGCATGCCGGTGGCCAATGGCTTCATCGATTCCTACTATGGTCCGCGCACCGACCCCTTCACGGGCGGCCATGAATTCCACACCGGACTGGATATCGATGCGTCCGCGGGCACGCCGATCACCAGCGTGGCGCGCGGCATCGTCAGCTTCGCCGGGGTGCGCAACGGCTACGGCAATGTGGTCGAGGTGGACCATGGCAACGGCTATCTGACCCGCTACGCGCACGCGGAAAAGCTGCTGGTGCACGTCGGCGAGGCGGTACGCACCGGGCAGGTGCTGGCGCTGGTGGGCTCGACCGGGCGTTCCACCGGGCCACACGTGCATTTCGAGGTCTGGTATCGCGGCAAGGTCATCAACCCGCTGGCGTTTGTGCAGGCGCGGCATCGCCTTTAG
- a CDS encoding cell division protein FtsQ/DivIB, producing MFSVPAAQMPAALPRLSGPPGALPEVIAFYRSAVAACTPRGLHVAGAQLTARGSYTLDLSAGAHIVIGRDQSQQRLARFLAVWPQLAARHSEMFVYADLRYANGFAVRWPDAQVPAVTPPSTPSAGNT from the coding sequence GTGTTCAGCGTGCCTGCCGCGCAGATGCCGGCCGCGTTGCCGCGACTCAGCGGCCCGCCCGGCGCCTTGCCCGAGGTGATCGCGTTTTATCGCAGCGCCGTCGCGGCCTGCACGCCACGTGGCCTGCACGTCGCCGGGGCGCAGCTGACCGCGCGCGGCAGCTACACGCTGGACCTGTCCGCCGGCGCACACATCGTGATCGGACGCGACCAGTCGCAGCAGCGCCTGGCTCGTTTTCTGGCGGTGTGGCCGCAACTCGCCGCGCGTCACAGCGAGATGTTCGTCTACGCCGATCTGCGCTACGCCAACGGTTTCGCCGTGCGCTGGCCGGATGCGCAGGTGCCTGCCGTGACGCCCCCTTCCACGCCCAGTGCAGGAAATACCTGA